A genomic window from Methanobrevibacter sp. includes:
- a CDS encoding tetratricopeptide repeat protein, with the protein MYEEIIKEIKLNLGENKDLNRKYLASQMEKYKDHPYNVEITKEISRMMWDCLTDEEKRQYIEISENDTPIIDILEEIFPMIENGKYADALEKLDEFMKTFRPPFEDDAVNEYHYFTNQLEEDIFNKYIGAEKEIRHISQNQPLLDLYYVYGFLLLETKDLENAEKYLKKALKLNPVSSRILLELSDIYKIKAPRFNKFFIYTTQALEYAYYPQDIARCYRNLGQFYMEEMNFEIAAALYNYSMKYELNPLAYTKLQHIQSKGIKAELSLEECINLIESKKIQIGPNPFILERLNALSDRYDKKQDLNSALYFYELQYDLTLDEKVLEKIKDLQRIIKH; encoded by the coding sequence ATGTATGAAGAAATAATAAAAGAAATTAAATTAAATTTGGGTGAAAATAAGGATTTAAACAGAAAATACCTGGCATCACAAATGGAGAAATATAAAGATCACCCTTACAATGTGGAAATTACCAAAGAGATTTCCCGTATGATGTGGGACTGCTTAACTGATGAAGAGAAAAGGCAATATATTGAAATTTCAGAAAATGACACACCAATAATTGATATCCTAGAAGAAATATTTCCAATGATTGAAAATGGAAAATATGCTGATGCTTTGGAGAAACTTGACGAATTCATGAAAACCTTCAGACCACCATTTGAAGATGATGCAGTAAATGAATATCATTACTTCACCAATCAACTAGAAGAAGACATATTCAATAAATATATTGGTGCTGAAAAAGAGATAAGACATATATCTCAGAACCAACCTTTACTTGACTTGTATTATGTATATGGATTCTTGCTTTTAGAGACAAAAGATTTGGAAAATGCTGAAAAATATCTTAAAAAAGCATTGAAACTTAATCCAGTATCTTCAAGAATACTTCTGGAGTTGTCAGACATCTATAAAATTAAAGCACCCCGTTTTAATAAGTTTTTCATATATACAACACAAGCATTGGAATATGCATACTATCCACAGGATATTGCCAGATGCTACAGAAATTTAGGTCAGTTCTATATGGAAGAGATGAATTTTGAAATTGCAGCTGCATTATATAATTACAGCATGAAATATGAATTAAATCCTCTTGCATATACCAAACTCCAACACATACAATCAAAAGGAATAAAAGCTGAATTAAGCTTAGAAGAATGCATAAATCTAATTGAAAGTAAAAAAATACAAATTGGCCCAAATCCATTTATTTTAGAAAGATTAAATGCTCTATCAGATAGATATGATAAAAAACAAGACCTGAACAGCGCATTATATTTCTATGAACTGCAATATGACCTAACACTTGATGAAAAAGTTCTTGAAAAAATCAAAGATCTTCAGAGAATAATAAAGCATTAA
- a CDS encoding DUF116 domain-containing protein has translation MIIDSFYTIIGQAVVFLAILIIILFLVIIILGVLLARKNKIKFPRFILFVVDSLYFPFKSIANFLKLDEYLIDDIAIRVRDELNKEKFKSVPAEKTLIFLPHCLRHRDCPATLQKEGLNCTECGLCSIGVIKKKAEPMGYKLYIVPGSSFVKKIVMENKFKAVLGVACHEDLNQMMMLLSDFCPQGALLEKTGCFETKVNIKKVFEKLDSKY, from the coding sequence ATGATTATTGATTCATTTTATACAATTATAGGTCAAGCAGTAGTTTTTCTAGCTATACTAATCATAATATTGTTCTTAGTGATTATAATTTTAGGAGTTTTACTTGCTAGAAAAAATAAAATCAAATTTCCAAGATTCATATTGTTTGTTGTTGACTCCCTATATTTTCCATTTAAATCAATAGCAAATTTCCTTAAACTAGATGAATATCTTATTGATGATATTGCAATTAGAGTTAGAGATGAATTAAATAAAGAAAAATTCAAATCAGTTCCTGCTGAAAAAACATTAATCTTTTTACCTCACTGTTTAAGACATAGAGATTGCCCTGCAACACTCCAAAAAGAAGGATTAAACTGTACTGAATGTGGATTATGTTCCATAGGTGTCATCAAGAAAAAAGCAGAACCAATGGGATACAAGTTATATATTGTACCTGGATCAAGTTTTGTTAAAAAAATAGTTATGGAAAATAAGTTCAAGGCAGTTCTCGGTGTAGCTTGTCATGAGGATTTAAACCAGATGATGATGTTATTATCAGATTTTTGCCCTCAAGGAGCACTACTTGAAAAAACAGGCTGTTTTGAAACAAAAGTAAATATTAAAAAAGTATTTGAGAAATTAGATTCCAAATACTAG
- a CDS encoding thermosome subunit — MANQPIFILPEGTERYSKRDALRMNITAAKVLAGIVRTTLGPKGMDKMLVNSMGDVTVTNDGATIMSEMDIAQPAARMLVETAKKQEEIVGDGTTSVVVIAGELLAKAEELLDDGIATSVVVKGFRNATEKAVELLQGIAVDADDKETLKKVAVTAMSGKGSDYAKEHLADLVVEAALRIEEDGKSDIDNINIQRVSGDAVEDSFLAEGIVIDKAPVSKAMPKDIEDAKIAIMKYPIELKDINTDAKIDITSPEQFELFLNQEEEMIKDMVNKVVDSGANVLFCQKGIDDMAEHYLKKAGVMTFKRVKKSDMERIAKATGAQLVTDIEDLSEDKLGSAGHVYLDKIFDHELTFIEECENPKASSIVLRGSTRYVTEQISRAIDDALGVVAATIEEGKVLIGGGACEIDLVKQLRDYGETVSGREQLAILKYAEALEVIPRTLIENAGLDTINLIADLKAAHEDSNLIGINVFTGEVVDMKEAGVIEPLRVKIQALQSAGAASEMILRIDDMIAARNALNSTGPDESGNDASGMPPMPGMGGGMPPMM, encoded by the coding sequence ATGGCAAATCAACCAATTTTCATCCTTCCTGAAGGGACTGAAAGATATTCAAAAAGAGATGCTTTAAGAATGAATATCACTGCTGCTAAAGTATTAGCAGGTATTGTAAGAACTACTTTAGGTCCTAAAGGTATGGATAAAATGTTAGTTAATTCAATGGGTGATGTAACTGTAACTAATGATGGTGCAACTATCATGAGTGAAATGGATATTGCACAACCTGCAGCTAGAATGCTCGTAGAAACCGCTAAAAAACAAGAAGAAATTGTTGGTGACGGTACTACATCAGTTGTTGTTATTGCTGGTGAATTATTAGCTAAAGCTGAAGAATTATTAGATGATGGAATTGCAACTTCTGTTGTTGTAAAAGGATTCAGAAATGCAACAGAAAAAGCAGTTGAACTTTTACAAGGTATTGCTGTAGATGCTGATGATAAAGAAACTCTTAAAAAAGTAGCTGTAACTGCAATGAGTGGTAAAGGATCAGATTACGCAAAAGAACACTTAGCTGACCTTGTTGTTGAAGCAGCATTAAGAATCGAAGAAGACGGAAAATCCGACATTGATAACATTAACATTCAAAGAGTCTCCGGAGATGCTGTTGAAGATTCATTCTTAGCTGAAGGTATTGTAATTGATAAAGCACCTGTTTCTAAAGCTATGCCTAAAGATATTGAAGATGCAAAAATCGCTATCATGAAATATCCTATTGAATTAAAAGATATCAACACTGATGCTAAAATTGACATTACCAGTCCTGAACAATTTGAATTGTTCTTAAACCAAGAAGAAGAAATGATTAAAGACATGGTAAACAAAGTTGTTGATTCTGGTGCTAACGTATTATTCTGTCAAAAAGGTATTGATGACATGGCTGAACACTACTTGAAAAAAGCAGGAGTCATGACTTTCAAAAGAGTTAAAAAATCTGACATGGAAAGAATCGCAAAAGCTACTGGTGCTCAATTAGTAACTGATATTGAAGATTTATCTGAAGACAAATTAGGTTCTGCAGGCCATGTATATCTCGATAAAATATTTGACCATGAATTAACTTTCATCGAAGAATGTGAAAATCCAAAAGCTTCTTCCATTGTTCTCAGAGGTAGTACCCGTTACGTAACCGAACAAATCTCAAGAGCTATTGATGATGCTTTAGGAGTAGTTGCTGCTACTATCGAAGAAGGTAAAGTTCTCATCGGTGGAGGAGCTTGTGAAATCGATTTAGTAAAACAATTAAGAGACTATGGTGAAACCGTAAGTGGAAGAGAACAATTAGCTATTTTAAAATATGCAGAAGCATTAGAAGTTATTCCTAGAACTTTAATTGAAAATGCTGGTTTAGACACCATCAACTTAATTGCTGATTTAAAAGCTGCTCACGAAGACTCTAACTTAATCGGTATCAATGTATTCACTGGTGAAGTTGTAGATATGAAAGAAGCTGGAGTTATTGAACCTTTAAGAGTAAAAATCCAAGCTTTACAATCTGCAGGTGCTGCTAGTGAAATGATTTTACGTATCGACGATATGATTGCAGCAAGAAATGCACTTAACTCTACTGGACCTGATGAGTCTGGTAATGATGCTAGTGGTATGCCTCCTATGCCTGGTATGGGTGGAGGAATGCCTCCAATGATGTAA